The window GGCGTTCCTCACCATCGTCGAACTGTACGTGCTGTACTCATGCCGGCTGTATTTCCCGTGGCACTGCGCCAGCCGCGTCGCGGGCATGTTCGCCGGCGTGTACTTCCCCGGCGTGCTCGCGTAACTGATGACGAACGCCGTACTGCCCATTACTGCCGCCGGGGAGTGGCGGCGCCTGTCCGACATGATCGCTGTGGGCGCCTACCTGCTCGGCTTGATTCCCCTGGCCGGCATCGCCCTGATTGACTCGCAGCTGGTCCTCCGCACATCCACAGAGGACGTCCGCCTGAACTCCCATGTGCTGATGTTCGCCGTGCTCCTCGTGGTGGCGCACGTCGCCATGATCCTCAGGATGCTCACGCCCATCATGCGGCACTGACCCGCGCCCCCTTCACGCGAGGCTGTTCCGCACAGCTTTTTTTCACGGCGCCGGGCGGGGGAGGCCCGTATTCTGGAAGCCCGGACCAACTTCGCGTCCGGGCGTCTCTGGTACGCTGTCAGGAGCCGCCGCGCTCCCCATCCTCCCGCCTGACATGACGCGGAATCCCCGTGAAAGGGGGCGTCTGCTGGCCCGCACCGACCCCTTCGCCGCTGCCCGGAAGGACGCCCCTCAAGAGTGAACCCAGCCCAGCCCCCCCGGCGGACGCCGCCCCGGATTCGGCCGCCCGGCCCGGCCGGATGGGCACGCTGCAGAGCCTGCTGCGCGAACTCGGGCAGGCGGGGGCTGGCACGCAGGGCTCCGAT is drawn from Deinococcus ficus and contains these coding sequences:
- a CDS encoding DUF6803 family protein; protein product: MTNAVLPITAAGEWRRLSDMIAVGAYLLGLIPLAGIALIDSQLVLRTSTEDVRLNSHVLMFAVLLVVAHVAMILRMLTPIMRH